AGAACGATTTGATTCGGCGTCTACTGTGAAGGGCGAGGATTCCCGACCGCCGTTGGGATATTGTGGTTTACGACGTAGCCTGTTCTTGAGGTGCGAATGCACCAGTTTCCTTGTCAAACAAGAACGTCGATGGCTGTGCCAACCAGCCGTTACTCCTATCTCCCCCATCAGAGGCGAGACTCGGAGATACTTTCTGTCGGATATTCTCAGCACCGTTCACATCAGCGTTAGCTACCGTACCGCACTCATCGCAGACGTACAACCCGCGTTCAACACGGTTCGACTCGCGCTTTCTTCCACAACACGAACACGACTTCGATGTATCCCGTTCGGACACCTGCTCAACTGTGATGTCCTCTATCTCTGCTTTGTAGGTGAGCATCGAGGTGAAGCGGTCGAACGCCCACGAGTGCAGATCAAGGTTCCCGTGCTTTCCCCAGTTCTTCGACTCGCCGTTCTCCCCGTCCTCGCGGATACCGGAGAGGTCGCCCACCACAATCGTTCCAACTCCCTCTTCTACACACCGCTGGACGATGTGCTTGGAGAGCGTGTGGAAGTAGTGAGTGCGACGAGCCGACTTCTTCTGGTTCAGCCGGGTTGCTTGTTCGGAATCAGAGTCGTCACAGCGAGCAATCCGCTTGCTGAAGTAGTAGTCGTCCTGCTTCAAGCAGTTGAGCGGGTACAGTTCGCTGTTGCCGTCTTCGAAGGCGAGCGCGGCGAAGTTGTTGATACCGAGGTCAACACCCACGGTCTTCTCACCGGGTGATTCGGAAACCTCGATTGCGACTTTGCACACGAAGTGCAGTTCCCACTCATCACCTGTCCAGACTGCTCGAACCTGTTGGACGCTCTCCATGGTGGAGAGGTCAACGTCGGGCCGGGTCTGGTATTCGCAGAGGATGAAGTCCGACCAGTAGTCTTTCAGGGCCGAGCCTTTGCTGAGTCTGACCCGCTGGTATTTAGTGTCAATTTTGAAGCCTGCGGCTTTGAACGTGACCGTGGAACGCGGGTGGTTGTCACCGTGTTTGCGATACTTCGGCGGGTTCGCGTTCGTGTCTCCGTTGCGTCGGTTGCCGTACCAGCCGTTGAACGCCTCAGCGAGTTCTTGAAGGACTCGCTGACTTGACTGAGAATGCAGGTCATCATAGCGTTCGTGCGACTTCAGGTAGGTGGTGAGTTCGTTGTGACCGGGAATATGGCCTATCTCAGACCAGACGCGGTCGCACGTCCACCGTCCGACGTTCCAGAGTTTCGAGGCGGCGAACCCGAGCGAATCAAGGTCGTCGGACACCTGTTGCTGGTTCCGTATGGAAGCAGTGTAGGTGCGGGTGACGACCTGTCTCACCATACGTAACCTATGTCTGTATTATTACTTGAAGGTATGGACGGCGTGACGTGGAATATCCGGTCTTGCCATCGCCCGGCGGGTGCGGAGAGTATTGTCGGATTCATCCCCGTCCTGAAGGGCGGGGCTTTCTCCTTGACTCTCCGTAATGCCACGTTTCCAGTTATCAGTAGTTCATAATTTTGTGTGAGAGGAACCGACGGACACGCATGGCGAGTCGACGCTCGCGGGCGGACGACGGTTCGGGGTATCACCTGTGGAGCCGGCGACACTATCTCGTCGCCACGGCGGGGATCGGGGCGCTGAGCGGT
The nucleotide sequence above comes from Haloarchaeobius salinus. Encoded proteins:
- a CDS encoding RNA-guided endonuclease InsQ/TnpB family protein, whose protein sequence is MVRQVVTRTYTASIRNQQQVSDDLDSLGFAASKLWNVGRWTCDRVWSEIGHIPGHNELTTYLKSHERYDDLHSQSSQRVLQELAEAFNGWYGNRRNGDTNANPPKYRKHGDNHPRSTVTFKAAGFKIDTKYQRVRLSKGSALKDYWSDFILCEYQTRPDVDLSTMESVQQVRAVWTGDEWELHFVCKVAIEVSESPGEKTVGVDLGINNFAALAFEDGNSELYPLNCLKQDDYYFSKRIARCDDSDSEQATRLNQKKSARRTHYFHTLSKHIVQRCVEEGVGTIVVGDLSGIREDGENGESKNWGKHGNLDLHSWAFDRFTSMLTYKAEIEDITVEQVSERDTSKSCSCCGRKRESNRVERGLYVCDECGTVANADVNGAENIRQKVSPSLASDGGDRSNGWLAQPSTFLFDKETGAFAPQEQATS